A single genomic interval of Mucilaginibacter robiniae harbors:
- the lptC gene encoding LPS export ABC transporter periplasmic protein LptC codes for MIKQFNLQGIMRRRFHFFVGLGFVLFMLMLSACENDLKKVQQISAKDVNTPVDRTTGVDVIYSDSARVKAHMQTPLLLNYATAQPYREMPKGVKVVFYDKDLHTTSTITSEYAVTRNDNKIIELRKNVVATNNKGETFKSDELIWNEATRKVTSSKPVHITLSNGGYFNASGLETNEQFSPWSMPNTTGKLPVNQNVTQP; via the coding sequence TTGATTAAGCAGTTTAACCTGCAAGGTATAATGCGCCGGCGTTTTCATTTTTTCGTCGGCTTAGGTTTTGTTTTGTTTATGCTGATGCTTAGTGCCTGCGAAAATGACTTGAAGAAGGTGCAGCAAATATCAGCAAAAGATGTAAACACACCGGTTGACCGCACTACCGGCGTTGATGTGATTTATAGTGACTCGGCAAGGGTAAAAGCCCATATGCAAACACCTTTATTGCTAAATTATGCTACTGCTCAGCCTTACCGCGAAATGCCAAAAGGTGTAAAGGTGGTGTTTTATGATAAAGATTTACACACAACCAGTACCATTACTTCTGAATACGCTGTTACCCGTAATGATAACAAAATCATTGAGCTGCGTAAAAATGTAGTAGCTACCAACAACAAGGGGGAAACTTTTAAATCGGATGAATTGATCTGGAATGAGGCTACACGCAAGGTTACTTCAAGTAAGCCAGTGCATATTACTTTATCTAACGGCGGCTACTTTAATGCTTCTGGTTTGGAAACTAACGAGCAGTTTAGCCCTTGGAGTATGCCAAATACTACT